In Camelina sativa cultivar DH55 chromosome 16, Cs, whole genome shotgun sequence, a single window of DNA contains:
- the LOC104752854 gene encoding uncharacterized protein LOC104752854, which yields MYSLILHGRRSVELHKWRNLSVSLQNASSFFNSFSSVATVSPRVVGKGKNFTVSYLVESLGFTTKLAESISKRVSFEDKSNPDSVLNLLRRHGFTDSQISSIITDYPKLLIADAERSLGPKLHFLHSKGASSSELTQIVSTVPKLLGKKGHKTISVYYDFVKETLLDKSCSSSYKKVCHSFPQGNLENKIRNVSVLRELGMPKRFLFSLLISDRQPVCGKEKFEETLKKVVEMGFDPTTGKFVEALNVIYGLSEKSIEAKVNLYKRLGFDVGDVWKSFKKCPVSLRVTEKKMLDSIETFLGLGFSKDEFAMMVKQFPPCIGLSAEMVKKKADFLMMKMNWPIQVVVSNPTVLGYSLEKRTVPRCNVIKVLMSRGLIGSKLPPMSSVLAYTNQEFLRRYVKKHEDKQLVAQLMAIYLAS from the coding sequence ATGTATTCTCTGATACTCCATGGAAGAAGGTCAGTGGAGTTGCATAAATGGCGTAACTTGAGTGTTTCATTGCaaaatgcatcttcttttttcaattCCTTCTCCTCTGTTGCTACTGTGAGTCCTAGAGTTGTTGGGAAAGGAAAGAACTTTACAGTCTCTTACCTCGTTGAGTCATTGGGTTTCACTACAAAACTTGCTGAATCGATTTCAAAGAGAGTCAGCTTCGAGGACAAGTCAAATCCTGATTCTGTTCTGAATCTTTTGAGAAGGCATGGGTTCACAGATTCTCAGATCTCCAGCATCATTACTGATTATCCAAAACTGCTTATAGCTGATGCTGAGAGATCACTTGGTCCCAAgcttcattttcttcattcCAAAGGAGCTTCAAGCTCTGAGCTCACTCAGATTGTTTCCACAGTTCCGAAACTCTTGGGAAAGAAAGGGCACAAAACTATTAGCGTATACTATGATTTCGTCAAGGAAACTTTACTTGATAAGAGTTGTTCTTCCAGTTATAAAAAGGTATGTCATTCATTTCCACAGGGTAATCTAGAGAACAAGATCAGAAACGTTTCGGTTCTGAGAGAGTTAGGTATGCCTAAGAGGTTTTTATTCTCCTTGCTCATCTCTGATCGTCAACCTGTatgtggaaaagaaaaatttgaagaaaCACTCAAGAAGGTTGTTGAGATGGGTTTTGATCCAACCACTGGAAAGTTTGTTGAAGCTCTTAACGTTATTTATGGATTGAGTGAGAAATCAATCGAAGCAAAAGTCAATCTCTATAAAAGGTTAGGTTTTGATGTGGGAGATGTATGGAAAAGTTTCAAGAAGTGTCCTGTCTCTCTTAGAGTaacggagaagaagatgttggaCTCCATTGAAACATTTCTTGGCTTAGGTTTCAGTAAAGATGAGTTTGCGATGATGGTCAAGCAATTTCCTCCGTGCATTGGGTTATCTGcagagatggtgaagaagaaggctgactttttgatgatgaagatgaattgGCCAATACAGGTTGTGGTCTCAAACCCTACGGTGCTTGGATATAGCCTGGAGAAGAGGACTGTTCCAAGGTGTAACGTAATCAAAGTTCTCATGTCTAGAGGACTTATTGGAAGTAAACTACCTCCAATGTCGTCTGTCTTGGCGTATACCAATCAGGAATTCTTAAGAAGGTATGTGAAGAAGCACGAGGACAAGCAGCTGGTGGCTCAGTTGATGGCTATCTATCTTGCTTCATAG
- the LOC104752856 gene encoding transcription termination factor MTERF2, chloroplastic-like: MCSLILHGKRFGELQKWRNLRFVMQSNAFAFSNSFSSATATASVADADDVSLVSVGLKGKNFTVSYLVGSLGLPKNHAESISKKVRFEDKSNPDSVLKLLRKHGFTDTQISSIVTSYPRLLLADVKKSLGPKLQFLLSRGGSSSELTEIVSSVPRILGKRGQKTISVYYDFIKDTLHDTTCSKYETSCQSFPQGNLENKIRNVSVLRELGMPRKLLFRLLISGDGPVFGKEKFEESLKKVVEMGFNPTSAKFLEALTIVQGLSDKTIEEKVNAYKRLGFDVGDVWTVFKRWPNFLTPSEKKILNTVETYLGLGFSRDEFAMVVRRFPQGIGLSAETIKKKTELLVKKMNWPLKALVSNPAVLGYSMEKRIVPRCNVINALIPKGLLGSELPSISYVFICSNEVFLDRYVKKHEDKKLVTELMTIYSAS; encoded by the coding sequence atgtgttCTCTGATACTCCATGGAAAAAGGTTTGGTGAGTTGCAGAAATGGCGTAATCTTAGATTTGTTATGCAAAGTAATGCATTTGCTTTTTCTAATTCGTTCTCCTCTGCTACTGCTACTGCTAGTGTTGCTGATGCTGATGATGTGAGCCTTGTTAGTGTTGGTCTAAAAGGTAAGAACTTTACAGTCTCTTACCTCGTTGGTTCATTGGGTTTACCTAAAAACCACGCAGAATCGATTTCGAAGAAGGTCAGGTTCGAGGACAAGTCAAATCCTGATTCTGTTCTGAAACTTTTGAGAAAGCATGGGTTTACAGATACTCAGATCTCCAGCATCGTTACGAGTTATCCACGATTGCTTTTAGCTGATGTTAAGAAATCACTTGGTCCAAAGCTTCAGTTTTTGCTGTCTAGAGGAGGTTCAAGCTCTGAGCTCACTGAGATTGTTTCTTCAGTTCCGAGAATCTTGGGAAAGAGAGGGCAAAAAACCATCAGTGTGTACTATGATTTCATCAAAGACACTTTACATGATACGACTTGTTCCAAGTACGAGACTTCATGTCAATCTTTTCCACAGGGTAATCTTGAGAACAAGATCAGAAACGTATCGGTTTTGAGAGAGTTGGGAATGCCTAGGAAGTTGTTATTCCGCTTGCTCATCTCTGGTGATGGACCTGTCTTCGGTAAAGAAAAGTTTGAAGAATCCCTCAAGAAAGTTGTTGAGATGGGTTTTAATCCAACCTCTGCAAAGTTTCTTGAAGCGCTAACCATTGTTCAAGGGTTGAGCGACAAGACAATAGAAGAAAAGGTCAATGCGTATAAAAGGTTAGGCTTTGATGTGGGAGATGTATGGACAGTGTTCAAGAGGTGGCCAAACTTTTTGACACCCTCTGAGAAGAAGATCTTGAACACTGTTGAAACATATCTTGGCCTAGGATTCAGTAGAGATGAGTTTGCGATGGTTGTTAGGCGCTTTCCTCAGGGCATTGGTTTGTCTGCTGAGACGATTAAAAAGAAGACTGAGTTACTGGTTAAGAAGATGAATTGGCCTCTAAAGGCTCTGGTTTCAAACCCTGCGGTACTTGGATACAGCATGGAGAAGAGGATTGTACCAAGGTGTAACGTAATCAACGCTCTCATACCCAAAGGATTGCTAGGAAGTGAACTCCCTTCGATATCATATGTCTTCATATGTAGCAATGAGGTGTTCTTAGACAGGTATGTTAAGAAGCACGAGGACAAGAAGCTGGTGACTGAGTTGATGACTATCTATAGTGCTTCATAG
- the LOC104752858 gene encoding transcription termination factor MTERF2, chloroplastic-like, translating into MNSLLRNGRRSLVLHKGLNFGFVLQKESAFFNSYSSSANGSSRDGRKGKNFTVSYLVTSLGLSKNLAESISRKVSFTDKTNPDSVLSLFRSHGFIDSQISFIITDYPELLMVDAKNSLGPKLNSLKSRGASSSELTQIISTVPRILGKKSISVYYDSVKDIIVADQSSNYEFPQGHQGNKIRNVSALRGLGMPQRLLLPLLVSKSQPVCGKENFDASLKKVVEMGFDPTTSKFVVALRMLYQMSEKTIGEKVEVYTSVGFAVDDVWEIFKKTPSVLKVSKKKILNSFETFLGLGYSRSEFLIMVRRYPPCIEYSLESVKRKSEFLVKKMNWPLSSLVLHPQVFGYSMEKRIIPRCNVLKALLSKGLLRKGSELPSVSYVLSCTDEIFILRYVMKHNELVPVLMAIFNEGRSAP; encoded by the coding sequence ATGAATTCTCTGTTACGTAATGGAAGAAGGTCTCTTGTGTTACACAAAGGTCttaattttggatttgttttgcAAAAGGAATCTGCTTTTTTCAACTCTTACTCCTCCTCTGCTAATGGGAGCTCAAGAGATGGTCGAAAAGGTAAGAACTTTACAGTCTCTTACCTCGTTACTTCATTGGGTTTATCTAAAAACCTCGCGGAATCGATCTCAAGGAAAGTTAGTTTCACGGACAAGACAAATCCGGATTCAGTTCTGAGTCTTTTTAGAAGTCATGGGTTCATAGATTCTCAGATCTCCTTCATCATTACTGATTATCCAGAATTGCTTATGGTAGATGCTAAGAACTCACTTGGTCCCAAGCTTAACTCTCTCAAGTCCAGAGGAGCTTCAAGCTCTGAGCTCACTCAGATTATTTCTACAGTTCCAAGAATCTTAGGAAAGAAGTCTATTAGTGTTTACTATGATTCTGTCAAAGACATTATAGTAGCTGATCAAAGTTCTAATTATGAGTTCCCACAGGGTCATCAGGGGAATAAAATCCGAAATGTGTCTGCTTTGAGAGGTTTAGGCATGCCTCAGCGGTTGTTGTTACCTTTGCTCGTCTCCAAATCGCAGCCAGTGTGTGGGAAAGAAAACTTTGATGCATCACTCAAGAAGGTTGTTGAGATGGGTTTTGATCCAACTACCTCTAAGTTTGTTGTGGCTTTGCGCATGCTTTACCAAATGAGCGAGAAAACGATTGGAGAAAAAGTTGAAGTCTATACAAGTGTAGGTTTTGCCGTGGATGATGTATGGGAAATTTTCAAGAAGACTCCTTCGGTTTTGAaagtctcgaagaagaagatattgaaCTCCTTTGAGACATTCCTAGGCTTAGGATATAGCAGATCTGAGTTTCTGATCATGGTCAGGCGTTATCCTCCTTGCATTGAATATTCTCTAGAGTCGGTTAAAAGGAAGAGTGAGTttctggtgaagaagatgaattggCCACTAAGTTCCTTGGTTTTGCACCCTCAGGTGTTTGGATACAGCATGGAGAAGAGGATTATACCAAGGTGTAACGTACTTAAAGCTCTCTTGTCTAAAGGACTGCTCAGAAAGGGAAGTGAACTACCTTCTGTGTCCTATGTTTTGTCATGTACAGATGAAATATTTATACTCAGATATGTGATGAAGCACAACGAGCTGGTGCCTGTGCTGATGGCTATCTTCAATGAAGGTCGCAGTGCTCCATAG
- the LOC104754121 gene encoding putative F-box protein At3g19560: protein MAMMSDLSQGLVKEILSRVPISSLRAVRSTCKQWNSLSKDPSFTNKQCAKAAKDLMVIMVNDFKVCLMSVNLYGDHNHKDLVDPSIKRIGELNQVKIFNVFYCDGLLLCLTKEKESNTTSLVVWNPYSCQTSLIKPRSTYGRSDMFGIGYDKNNNHKILRLFFEFGYNLEYEIYDSKSNSWRALAISSTVVLYKKGVSLKGSTYFFAQERIKVEEVDKECVLLCFDFTRERFGPVLHLPFHCDVRYDDMVLSAVREEQLAFLFQRLYTYKMEIWITTKIKPNAVSWNIFLGVNTETIISGLKFVVEPRSFFVDEDKKVAVICDIDRFEPTKT, encoded by the coding sequence ATGGCGATGATGTCTGATCTTTCGCAGGGTTTGGTAAAGGAGATACTCTCTCGGGTTCCTATATCATCTCTGAGAGCTGTGAGATCTACTTGCAAACAATGGAACAGTTTATCCAAAGATCCGAGCTTTACAAACAAGCAATGTGCTAAAGCAGCCAAGGATTTGATGGTGATCATGGTTAATGATTTTAAGGTCTGTTTGATGAGCGTTAATCTCTACGGAGACCATAACCACAAAGACTTGGTTGATCCATCTATAAAGCGAATTGGTGAACTTAATCAAGTCAAGATATTTAACGTCTTCTATTGTGATGGCTTATTGTTATGCCTCACCAAGGAGAAAGAGAGCAACACTACTAGCctcgtggtttggaacccgtaCTCGTGTCAAACCAGTTTGATCAAACCTAGGTCCACTTACGGAAGATCAGATATGTTTGGTATCGGATAcgacaagaacaacaaccacAAGATTTTGAGGCTTTTCTTTGAGTTTGGCTACAATTTAGAGTATGAAATCTATGATTCAAAATCTAACTCATGGAGGGCTCTTGCCATCTCATCTACTGTAGTGTTATACAAAAAAGGCGTGTCATTGAAAGGTAGCACTTACTTTTTTGCTCAAGAAAGAATAAAAGTTGAAGAAGTAGATAAAGAATGTGTTTTACTCTGTTTCGATTTcacaagagagagatttggaccgGTTCTGCATCTCCCGTTTCACTGTGATGTTAGATACGATGACATGGTTCTATCTGCAGTTAGAGAAGAGCAGCTTGCATTTTTGTTTCAGCgcttatatacatataagatGGAGATATGGATTACAACTAAGATCAAGCCCAATGCGGTGTCATGGAACATATTCTTAGGCGTTAATACGGAAACAATCATCAGTGGTCTTAAGTTTGTGGTTGAGCCCAGGAGTTTCTTTGTTGACGAGGATAAGAAAGTTGCAGTGATTTGTGATATAGATAGATTTGAACCGACCAAGACCTGA